From the Vulpes lagopus strain Blue_001 chromosome 19, ASM1834538v1, whole genome shotgun sequence genome, the window CCCGGAGCCCTTTGTCAACACTTTACCTCAAGCCCGATATTATAATGGCGAGAGAACCGTGCCACAGACCAACGGCCTCCTTTCACCCCAACAGAGCGAAGAGGTGGCCAACCCTCCCCAGCGGTGGCTTGTCACGCCTGTCCAACAACCTGGGACCAACAAACTAGACATCGGTTCCTATGAGTCTGAATATACTTCCAGCACCTTGCTCCCCTATGGTATTAAATCCTTGCCCCTCCAGACGTCCCACGCCCTGGGGTATTACCCTGACCCAACCTTCCCTGCCATGGCAGGCTGGGGTGGTCGGGGTTCTTATCAGAGGAAAATGGCCGCTGGACTCCCATGGACCTCCAGAACAAGCCCCCCTGTGTTCTCTGAAGATCAGCTCTCCAAGGagaaagtcaaagaagaaattagctCTTCTTGGATAGAGACACCCCCTTCCATCAAGTCTCTCGATTCCAATGATTCGGGGGTATACACCAGTGCTTGTAAGCGACGGCGGCTGTCTCCTAGCACCTCTAGTAATGAAAATTCACCCTCCATAAAGTGTGAGGACATTAACGCTGAAGAGTACAGTAAAGACACCTCAAAAGGCATGGGGGGGTATTATGCTTTTTACACAACTCCCTAGAGAGTTATTTTAACTTCGTCAAAATGAGCTCACTTTTTGCAGATGGActtggtggtgttttttttgttgttgttgtcttctTTGCCTAGGTTTGCCAAAAAGACGTTTGCATTCCACCTTGATGCATCCCGTTTTGTGCAATCCTCTAAAAGAAGGTACCAAAGCTTTTTGATTGCTGCAGGTAACTGAAATGAGcctcaccatttttttcttttttaaataaaattaatgaaggACTTTAAAGCGTTTTTAAAATTCGAAGGTTATTTGAGGTtctggatttatttattggaggcaCTAAACATTCCGAGAATCGGGCTGTGAAGATTTGAGTGCTGAGCGCTAGCCAATGGGTCAAAAGCTTCGGTTCTGGTTTCTATTTGTAAATCTGTAAGCAAGGAGAATCCCAGAGTGGCAAGGTGTTTTGCTTCTGGAAGAGAGGGCTGGGCCTTAAGCTTCAACGGGGGACTTTTTGCTGTTACTTTCTGCTAGGGGCAAAAGATGCTAGGCCTGGGAGGTGAGAAAAACCTTATGTGAAGGTGCTGGCTTTACCTGACTGATTTCCTCCTAGGCTTTTGCGGCAAGCCATGTTTGCCCCTAGTTCAGGACTGCTTCACTTGCTAGGCCTCTGCTCACATGCTGGGGTGGCTAGTAGGACTCAGGAGAGGGCAGGCGAGGGAGtcgccaaaaaagaaaaaaaaagaagaatttttaagtgtacagttttgTGTGTGCTTAGATCCACTGTAGAATAATGTGGGATATATTGTACAAATAGCCTCCTTATGTGTCTGAGATTATGTAAAATTGGTGCTTTGGCTTTGTAAAGAATTCACAAATCACCCGACAGCAGTTGCAGGGCCAGGGGGATAGGTTCTCTCATCATCTGGGATATTGGGGAATATTCTGTTTACTTCTTAGATAGTTAAGAATGTATTCAGCTACTCTGTACTAACTTGAAACGTGTTTAATGAAAACTCCTACTTCACCCTCTTTCTTTGCCATCCCCTCTACCCAGCTCCATAATGTGAAGAAACTAAAACCGGATGCCACAGCTCCTATAGGCTTTTTAGATACCTTGGATTTTTATGTACAGTCttagtcatttttaataaatgtggtTCATTAAGGGAACGGGCAGAGCTGTCTTCTGTACTAAGagttttaatctttgttttaaaaatcattttgcttcctcctccaccccctccagcaTGAGCACTAAgtcccctacccaccccccttcTCCCCCAGGCTCTAGAATCTGTAAGTGGACACTGTAGTCACAAGGGGGTGGGGTtgcttttgtttatcttcttttttttttttttcttgaagatgaATGGGTTTATTTCCTCACCCCACTGGGAAGTCTGGACAATGGGTATTGGGCCtgccggcgggggtggggggagaggggaggttgCAGAGATGCAGGATTGCCCATTGCGAGGCTTAACCTGGCCTGGAAAAGCTCAGCCCCCGGCCCTTGGACTCCGGGCCCTGCCTCGGCCCGTGACCACTTGGTTCTCCGGGCTTTTTCCTAGGCTCTCCTGCGGCCACCCATCCCCGGACCCACGTGGGCTCCCCGGGAAACCCCGTGGCCCTTTGAGCGCCCACGGGTTACCGGTCCCCGAAGCGCGGCGGGAAGCGGGCCGCCCACCACTCGGGTCGGCTGCAACCTGCGGCTTCTCGGTACGcggagcccccgggcgcccccgccgGCGTCGCGGGCCGCTCCCTCGGCAGCTGCTGGCCGCGCGCTGCGGGCACACCCGGCCGGGGACGCCGGGGACGCCGGGGACGCCGCGGGCCAGGGGCGGGCGCGACACTTACAAATGAGGATTCCGGTCGTCCCGTGCAGCTCCGCTCTGCAAACAGCGTCAGGGGAGCGCTTCGCCCGGAGTCTAGCTCCGTTTATTTGGCTCGCATTCCCCGGGAGGGCGAAGGCCGCCGCATCCCCCGGCTGAGCCCTGGGCCCGCAGGAAAGTTAAACCCAGGAGTGGGGCGGAGGGCCCTTTGTCCCCCAGCCAGACGTCCCGCCAGGCTTATCAGCAGACGGCTGCTGGCCCAGCTTGCAAACCCTTCCAGCCCCTTCCTGACCCTCCCGGGGTAAAGGTCTGCCGGGAGGGTCATTTTGCTAAACTGCGTGGCGCGGAAATGCAGCTGCTAAGAGGATTAGCTGCTGGGAGGCGAGCAATCAGCCGGGACCTCCTCCTCTTCCGCGCCCAATTAAGGCCGCCGGGAGCCTCTCCCCGGCTCCCCATGCCTCGCACCCTCCCTGCGCCCGAGTTCTTCCCCCGCCGCCCGCGACCTCGGGGGCCCGGACTCTCGCCCCGGGTCGGTGACCGTGTCTGTCCAAAACGCTTTGCCAAAGCCGCCCGGAATTTTACGACGCTGGAAGCGAAAGCTCGAAATCTGGTTTTGTGTATTTGTTGTGGATGACAGATTCAGCCTCGGCGGGAGGGCTTGCAGCGCCCCCCAGCCTGGGCAGCGCCCCGCTCGCCCCCGAGGGACCATCAGGTCCTGGGAGCTGCGACGGAATTTCGGAGCGATGCTCCGCCCTCTAGAAAGCCCGAAAATGCTCATCGCCGCCGGGATAAAGCTGACTCTGGCCCCAGTCTATTTCGAGTCCTGTATATTTTTGCACCGTACAGTAAAAAGAACCTGGTACTTGTGAAAAGTCCCTCACAGTGTTTAATAGAAACGTAAGTGGCTGAGTAGCCCCAATTAACACCTTGTGATAAGGCATTCCTAAGATGGAGTGTCAGACACCAAATTGTGAAGAGATGTATCTAATTAATCCTCCTAGGATGACACCGATAAACAAGCCTCTATTTAAATAAAGATCAAGGGCTCGGCGCCCCGTTTGTTTACATTCCCTGCCAGGGTCCCCGCGTCTGCACCCGCGCGGGGCGGCGCTCCCGGGCGCAGGGAGGAGACCCCGGCTTGGGGTCCGCTGCTCCGCCGGGGCTCGCTCCACCTCGGTTCCTGCTCCAAACAAAAGCGAATAAACTGCAATGAGAGAGCCCAGAGGAGAACGAAGTGCAAAAAGGACCCGACTCTGAGTTGGAAATGGTGTTGCCATCTTCCACGCCATCCTTtacatagccttttttttttttggttgttagagttaaaaaaaaaaaaaaaaaaaaaaaaaaaaaaaaaaaaaagctcctggtAGCCCCTGGAAGTCTTTTCTGGTTTGGGAAGAACTCGGGGCGGAGCCTCCCTGCGCTCCCCACCCCGCCGCAAGGTCGCTCCCCTTGGTCCCAGGTTCCTCCCTCTGGGGTCCGAAGCTGCGAATCGCTGGGGCCCGGGGTGGCCGACCTGGCAGTGGGGTGCTGAGCCGCCCACTGGGAAAGGCCGGAAGAGTAGGAAAAGAAGTAAGCGATGGGGGAAGCTGCTGACTAGCGCGCCGAACTGGGAACGGGGGCCGGGGTTTGGAGCCCGCTCGGAGTCTGCAGCAAAGCATCTCCCAACTCCGTGATGGAAAATTTCAAGCTCGGGATCAGCTTTTGGTCCTagcctccctctgctccagacACCTTTGATTAGCTTTAAACTGGTGTAAAGACAGACTCGCAGTCTCCCCTTTCCTCTGCagtcccttccttctttctgaaccaaacaagtctctctctctctctctctctctctctgtctctcgggAAGGTGCTGAtgatgcagtttttaaaaaatttgcaggTGTAAAGGAAACGCACCGGAGTAAAAACCATTCCCGCAGGTCCCTTGATTTTAATCGAAATTGATCCTCCAGTGGGGGACAGAAATTAAAATCACTCATTTCCCACTCGCCTGGATGCTGGCTGCATCCTTTCTTTCGCGTTCGCGCCGCGATGTCCCCCACTACGTTGCGCGCCCACTGCACAAGTTTGGCTTTCCACCTCGCGGGGATTTCGGCGTCACCAGGAGGCACTTTTTAAAGACCCTTTGCAAAACTGCAATGAGCCCGATTGAGTCCGGTTGCGTGACATCCCCCACCCCTCCGTCTCCCATCCTTCAAATGCAGGCTTTCGGGTGTTGGAGCTCCGGCCCGGGTGGTCTCGAACCCGCGCAATCTGTCCAGCTGCACCTTTCCTCGCCGGGGCGGAGGTCACCTATTCTGCGACCCGCGGAGGCCTGGGCTCAGCGCACACCCTTGGGGTCCCCGCCTTCCCGGACCGGAATGACGCCTGAAGTTACGacggacacttttttttttttttaacatgatgaGGACGCTGACCTTGAGGGCCACCGACTTTTCCCTTATTAtggctgaaaggaaaaataagcctTTCTCCTAAAGGTCTCTGTATCccttattcttttctccttcgGCCCTAGGAGCCCTTTGCGCTTCGCAGAAGAGGAGCATCGAGGTCCCCAGCCGGAGGATTTAACTGCGCCACGTACGGAGCAGACCCTTAGAGATGGTCCCCCCAGGGCGCGGGCTTCCGAGGGACCCTTGTCCAACCCCCACGCGCGAGGCACTGCTTGGTTAGGCAGCAGGGCGTGCACCCTCCACTTTAATCCCCCACCTCCAGGTCTCCTTAAAGAGCCCTAACTTGCTTCTATAAGCTTGTGGAGGCAGCAGGACTCGCACAGCAACTTCTCTAACTTTAGGTTCGACTCTGCTTTCCGCGCGCGCTCGGAGCGCCTTGCCCTTGGCCCTCGCGTCGCGCTGCGGTTTCCGCGCGGAGGGGCGAGCGCGTTCTCCCCGGCGGCGAGCAGCCTTCGCCATCTGGTGGCCACCGCGAGTACCTGCCCGCCCGGCAGGGCTCCCCGAAGTGGCTGTTCTGTCAGGTCCTGGAGaataataaacaattattttctttatcccACTCCCACTCTTTCCCTTTAAAACTCCTTGGTGTCGGGGGAGGAGGAGCCTACAACGTGGAATTTCTAAGACTCTAAGGTCTAGTTCTGGACTGTGGCTTCCTGGCAGCAATTGCCCTGGGCTTCCCTGAGTTTCATCCATTTCTGCAAAGTGGGGATTTGAACAACATGGATCTCTCTCAGTAGTACCcaggaggaggaaatgagatgGTAAACGAACCGCTTTCTAAACTTGCGTAGCTCCAAGTATTAGTAGGTATTATTAATTACCGGTTTTATACATGATATGTGATGGTAAACTCAAATGCATTGGCAAATGATTCttcattaattcaaaaaattacagaaaatttcaaacatacaccAAAGTAAAGAGCAATGGGCCCTCATTTATCTTCTTCCAGATACAGATATCTGTCTTCCAACTCATGGCTGCTCTTGTTTGCTCCTGTAATCCCCACCTTATTCACAAATTCCAGAAATCCTGACATCTAATCCATGACTATTTCCATACTTAGCCCTAAAGCATaaagattcatatatatatgaattatatatatatatattgatcacACTTACAGAATTAACAATCTTTTCTTAGTATCATGAAATATCCAAGCATATTTCCCTTATTGtctcagtttttgttgttgttccagttcgtttgttttttatagttgttttttatAGTTGGTTTGTTTGAGTCAGGATCCAAATAAGTCCCACACATCTGATTGATGCGTCACTTCATTCTCTCAATTGAGTCCCCTTgctctcctcttttatttctccttaaaatGTATTGCAGaagtcattcattttaattttctaggtTCTGGATTTTGCTAATTGCATCCCCATTGTGAAAACATGATCCTTTGGCCCTTGGGTTTCCAGTAAAGTGGTAATTACACATGAAGACTTGATCTGAttcaagttctatttttttttaacagaacttaaaaaaaaaagattttatttattttttcatgagagacacacagagaaagaggcagagggagacacacatgcagagggggaagcaggctccatgtagggagccccacctgagacttgatcctgagtctccaggatcacacccggggcggAAGGCGGacctaaaccattgagccacccaggccgccccaaGTTCTATTGTTTGACAATATTTCATAAAGGTAATATTCCATCAAAAGGCTCATGATGTCTGGCTTGTCTCCTCTTGAGGCATGCCGTTGTCCATTGATGATTGTCCACTAGATCCATTATTTCATTAAGGgtttcacaaaggaaataaagttcAGTACATCTGTTATTACCAATGACATATACACAAGAAACTTTAATTCGATGacactttttaaagacttattttccCCGTATTTTGGGATATAATTGAGAtatgatatttttaagtttaaggtgtacaatctGATAATTTAATAcatgtgtatattgtgaaatgattaccacaataaggttagttaacacttCCATCACATTGCATAATAACCACTTGTTTGTGTATGGTGAGAACATTtcagatctactctcttagcaactttcaagtatgtaatacagtattgttaactatggtCACCATGCTGCCCTACGCTTGATCCTCAGAATTTACTCATAACTGGACTCTTCATAGTCTTCCACTTTTTGACCAAcatctcttcattttccttttgtcccTGCTGCCAACGCCTGGCAAAcatcattttattctctatttattttctttttaaaagatcttactgatttatttgagaaagagagattgacAGAGAGAATGCatgggggtagggacagagggagaagcagactctccactgagcaggaagcccgatgtggggcttgatcctccCCAGGATAATGACcgcagccaaaggcagatgcttaaacgactgagccccttattctctatttctcttattctctATTTCTATTAGTTTGGCTtgttttgattccacatataagtgatatcattcAGTGTTTGTGttcgacttatttcacttaggagaACATTCTCTAGGTTGATCCATGTCGTCACAGAAGGAaggattttcctcctttttaaataatccattatatagtatatattatatgccAGTTTTTATTATGCATCTATCAATGtacacttgggttatttccatgctttagctattatgaatgatATTGCAGTGAATGTGGGGGTGCAGCTATCTCTTCAGGATAATGATTCTCAAtgacactttgttttttttttaagatttatttatttatttatgatagacatagagagaaagagagagagaggcagggacacagcaggagggagaagcaggctccatactgggagcccgacgtgggactcgatcccgggactccaggatcgcgccctgggccaaaggcaggcaccaaaccgctgagccacccagggatccccctcaatgACACTTTGAATGTGACAGAGTAAACCAAAAAGCCAAGGTCTCTGCCCGTTATATATCACCACAAGGAAAGAGCTGTGGCCCTCTGGGGAACATAGGCCATAGAAAATTGAGTGAGAAAATAGACAAAGTACATGACTTGGCAAGATTTAGCAGATGATACACATTTATTGAAACAGTTTGCTACACACAAATTGCTAAGAAATCACATAAAACCAGCATATAACAAAGTGataaaatatgtttccatttgcTTTTGTACTCCCAGGGAAAATTATCAATTTCCTAATCCCCTTACAGGTATATTTCAGGAATTGATAAGGTAAAGCATCATATGTGGATCATAAGTGATAAAAAGGACTATCAAATAACTTGATGATTGTTCTAGGGAGGTGATGATGTCATCCATGACCCTTCTCAGGGTTCtcggatcaagccctgagtcaggctccatttTCACTACAGAGTAtgcttgagatttctctctccctctccatctccccttcccacccatgctgtctctctctcttctttcaaataaataaatcttaaaaaaaaaacaaaaacaaacaactaagCCTGTCATGAAGTGATGTCTATTGCTTCCTGCACTTTGATCTATACTCAGCTCTGGGGTAGTGAATCCACAGAATCCACAGAATATATGCCCTATATCCTACATAATCCCTGGTATTTTCTGATATTCTTAATTTTAGCaggcaggttttatttttatcttataaatcTAAAGTCCAAAAACATTCTTCGGCATTTTACTTCTTGCAGGATTCCACctttttcctgtaaaaaaaaaaaaaggtaattattgATCTAATGAATCAACTAATTAGACTGTGCTCATCACTAAATATTTGGAAGGCTGCAGATAAAGACCACATAGCAGCTGCAGAAAAGCACAGAGAAACATGAATTGAGGTAGTGTACAGAAATGCTTGTGCAATGTGGGAATGTGTATTTGTGCTCCAGAGCAGAATATCTTTAAGCTgatattatagaatataaaatatgattagAATAGAATGATATGGTTATATCTAATATTTCCTTAGGGACTTTTCTACTCAGAGCTGTCAAAACAGATTTTGTAAATAGACTAGACTGAAGGGGGGGCAGATGATCCTACTCATATTGATGAAACGCTCTTCTgaaagacagaacataaagagaaGAGAGTCTCTAGGAATACAATTAAATCTTAATCTAGAGATGGGTGCCTTAATAACTCCTTCCCACTACTCTTTCCCTTTCAGCAAAAAGAATTTAGCTTGGCACTGAGGAATAAATGTTCCTGCAGAGTCTCTATTGTCAGGGCACTAATATCCACTAAGTATTCCATTAGTTTCTCTATATTTCCAAGCCTCCTTGTACTTAGGCAGGGCCATTagaacccagagagagagagagaagagtgtggATAAGGCCATTAAAAGCTGCAGCCTTTCTAAGAAGGACTTGGCCAATCTGTAGTAAGCTAGCAAAGAGGAAACCAGACTCTCATCTtgccttctcccctgccccacctccccaacCCCGGTCCCTGGCCAGTGTCCCTGATAGGCCAAACCCACTGAGAAGCCAGAGAACCCGGAAATCTTTTGATGCTGTCATAGAAGTCAACCTCCTGGATACAGGGAGGAATGGAGAACAGAGTGAAACTGGGGGCAATGAAGATGTGCAGCCCAGGGCTTACCCCAGCAACTCATCCCCAATGCCTTGATTGCTAAGAGTTAGACTTCTAAATACACTACAGTTGATTTGAGATGGTTCCAGAAGATGTTTCAATAATAGCTGGAAATCTGGATTCTTACATGAAAACTCCATTATATTTCAGGATTGACAACTTAGTTGAAAACACTaatggtgtggagtctgcttcagactctctctctctctctctctctctctgcccctccccctacttataCTCATGCatatgctctctccctcaaaataaagtcttttaaaaaatagaactaccatatgatttagcaatCCCATTTTGGGGAGTAATCTGAAAATAAGATATCAAAGTGATATCTATGccttcatgttcattgcagcattattcgtaatagacaagatatggaaacaacctaagtgtccattaacagaaaaatgaataaacaagatatcacacacatgcacacacacacaatgtaatattattcggCTGTGAGAAAGAAGgatatcctgccatttgtgacatggatAGACCTGGAagatatgttaaatgaaataagccaaacagagaaagataaatactgcatgatatcacttaaatgtggaatccaaaaagaaagaaagggaggaagggagggatggagggaggagagaaggaaggaaggaaggaaggaaggaaggaaggaaggaaggaaagaaggaaggaaggaaggaaggaaggaaggaaggaaggaaggaaggaaggaagaaaagagaaaggaaaagaaaagaaagaaaagaaaagaaaaaagaaaagaacagtcaATCTCAGAATCAGAGAGTAAGaaagtggttgccagaggctgacAGGTAGGGGAAACAGAAGTTTATAAAAAGATACTAACTTTCAgttgtaagataaataagttctgagcatcaaatgtaaaacatggtgactataattgATAACACTATATTGTGTGatttaaatttgctaagagagtagaatttaaatgttctcacacatgtaaataaatatgtgagaTGAAGGGTATGTTAACTAACTCAATGAGGGAGTTCTTTCACAACATACATGCACATCAAATCACCACAATGTATactttaatatcttaaaattttatatgtcagttataccccaataaaactgaaatttttaaaaataccaaaaaaaaaaaaaaaaaaggaatagagctTCAGTGAGctgtggaaaatttcaaataaccTCATTTACATGCAATTGGAGTCCACAAAAGAGAATggcatggaaaaaatatttaaagaaataatggtcaAAAACTTTCAAAtgcaatgaaaattataaattcacCAATCCAAATAGCTCAATAAAGCCAATcacaagaaacatgaaaacaacaaaaaggctTATAttaatcaaattgcttaaaactggtgataaggaaaatgcaaaagcagacgggggcggggtggagggaaACACATTACGTACAAAGGAACAAAGATTAGAATGATAGCAGAAAATAAGTATAGTAGATGACAGTGAAACGTCTTTAGAGTACAGAAAGAATAAAGCCATCAATTTAGAATTCTATATgcaatgaaaatatctttcaaaaacaaagatgaaaacaaaaacaaagatgacaTGAAAACTTTTTCAGACACTTGGAAGCTGAGagaattcatcaccagcagacctacactttaagaaatgttaaaagaaatgcTTCAGGTGGAAGGAAATGGTATCAAATGGGAATCTGGGATCTACATAAAGGAATTAAGAGCCTTGGGAATGGTAACTACCTCGCTAAATATAAAagactgttttcttattttcaaagtctctttaaaagaaaatcaactgtttagggcagcctgggtggctcagtggtttc encodes:
- the EOMES gene encoding eomesodermin homolog isoform X3 → MFPFLSFNINGLNPTAHYNVFVEVVLADPNHWRFQGGKWVTCGKADSNMQGNKMYVHPESPNTGSHWMRQEISFGKLKLTNNKGANNNNTQMIVLQSLHKYQPRLHIVEVTEDGVEDLNEPSKTQTFTFSETQFIAVTAYQNTDITQLKIDHNPFAKGFRDNYDSMYTASENDRLTPSPTDSPRSHQIVPGGRYGVQSFFPEPFVNTLPQARYYNGERTVPQTNGLLSPQQSEEVANPPQRWLVTPVQQPGTNKLDIGSYESEYTSSTLLPYGIKSLPLQTSHALGYYPDPTFPAMAGWGGRGSYQRKMAAGLPWTSRTSPPVFSEDQLSKEKVKEEISSSWIETPPSIKSLDSNDSGVYTSACKRRRLSPSTSSNENSPSIKCEDINAEEYSKDTSKGMGGYYAFYTTP